In Leucoraja erinacea ecotype New England chromosome 20, Leri_hhj_1, whole genome shotgun sequence, the DNA window attgtcagagtggggcccagcgcaaattggaggaacagcacctcatattttgtttggatagctcgatttcaagttcaagttcaagttacatttattgtcacatgcaccaactggtacagtgagatttgagttactgtacagccatacaaataaaaagaacacaatacacgatagaatttaacatgaacatcccccacagcagaatcaacgtttcccactgtgaggaaaggcaataaagttcattcatcttcctctttgttacaccccagtggtatgaacattgactcctctaactaaagatagcccttgctttccctctctctccatcccctcctccttcccagttctcccaccagtcttactgtctccgactacattttatctccgtatcacccactcccctgacatcagtctgaagaagggtctcgacccgaaacgtcatctatttcttctctccagagatgctgcatgtcccgctgagttactccagcattttgtgtctaccttcaattttaaaccagcatctgcagttctttcctgtacaaAACAAGACCTGTGCAAAATCCCTCTGACATTCTCCACGGCTATACATACACTAATTAACGGTGTAGTGTTCCCAAAAACCATAATAATACCCGGCACCCTTGCCAATCATGTGGCCCCACTGGGGTGATATCTCTTCTCtcgtttgaggggtgtctccaccacaccctcccCGACGTTAAGCTTTGTTATGATTTGGAGATTCATATCATTAAGAGATTCAGCACAGTgcaactggtggagctgctgtctcccaaagcgagagcgagagagagagagcgagggagaaagagagagctgCTAAATTGTGGAGTAATTAAACCACGAGGCTGGAAGAGGACAGGCACAGTTAACCCACCAACCCCACTTGCCTCTGTGAGCATCATcgatggcagtggaggctaagacattgggtatttttaaaacagagatcaacaggttcttgattagtgtcaaTGGtttcggagagaaggcaggagaatggggttgagagggaaaatttaaagcagccatgattgaatggcaaagtggaCTTGATGTGTCGAATGGTTTATTCTACAGTTTTAAAGTCCACTACTCTTATGTATTATGGTCTTATGGACTTATGGCCCATGTTTTAACTCTACATGCACAAAAAGTTGATTCAGTAAGTTTGTTCCCTTCATAGCATTCCAGCCCACAGTAGTCTGGGATACAATGGCCAATACATAAGTACCTTACCTCGGTGAGACTCCTGTGCAGCATCTTCAGGTCGAGTGTGTGTAGGTTCCCGATCAGCGGCAGAGGAGACGGACCCGGTGGCAGCTTGTAAACGACTGAGCGTTTACACCCAGAGTACAAATACATCAGACAGGACACAGCCAGAAGTGCGAAAAGGATTAGTGTGACTGTGTCCGTAACAAACAGGCTCAGGAAAGACATGATTCATTCATTATACTCGCACTCTAACAATCAAACAGAAATCCTTTCACTTAAGAAGTGAAGATGAGTTCGACCCGTCACTGTAAATGGTCTTCCGTGGCTCAGACAAAGACATTACACTTCACTGTGAGCAGTGCTACAcagtttaattaattaaacatTAACACGTAGTCCAAAGGACCAAATTCTCACGTTTGGATGccttcatagagttatacagcgcagcgacaggcccttcagcccgacatgTCCATGCTGATCTATTTGCCTACTAGAtctgatcccatttgcctgtgtttggttcacatccctccaatcctttcccatccatgaaccTGACCAAGAGATATACCTTCTCATAGTGTCATAAAGTCGTAGAATCACACAGagggaaaacagaccctttggcccaacttgctcacaccaaccaacacgttccatatcccatctacattagaTCCATCcccttgcgtttggtccatatccctacaaacgtGTTCTATCTGTTCCAGCCATTCGAAGGGCACAGGCAATGTGGTCTGAAGAGCCcattcctgagctgtactgtttgTTCTCTGTTTTAATAGTTTCTGATTTCTGGAATAAAGAAAGAAATTTCAGAATTCATTGGAGGTCAGATACTGATATATCTCACCTCTGATTCACCAATGAGTCCACATGTGCTATCGGACCTACTggggcatttcctgtttttatttcaggtttcataCATTGCAGCTCTCTGAATGTCCTCAATGATTCAATCTTTgtcttgcatttgaggcagcagcaGTTATGTAACGCTCaccaggcgctgtagccagttcaatgtgctgttgacgAGGGctgtgaggtctacccctcctcCAGGGTGGCGGGAGGACAGCGCAGTAGAAAATTATGTGCTGAGCTGTTTGTTGATCTATgcctcatgttgtcgacctccccgtggtgaggagccctgtcaactgacctcagtcaggcgaacgacaccaaacagagacagcagcagaaatgattcaatgattcaataataCGTTATTGTCacaatacagtgaaatgctttgctttgcatgcaacccggtaaaatcatacagcagacctcaccaggCAGTACACAAGCCTCGCCACGttttggcaccgacaaagttacaatacttcactgaactatcctatctactgcccctcccccccccccccccccccccccccccccccgccctacgcccccctcccctctttgttCTTTGTAGCCTCCCCCTCTCCGGTCCCCTTTGTTTCTCGGCAGTCCCCCTTCTCCCATGGCCTGCACCCGGCTggaattagagggatatgggccaaacgcagacaggtgggactagtgtagatggggaatgctggtcagcatgggcgttgggccgaagggcctgtttccacgctgtatgactctctgtgtCTCCATGAGCGTAACCAAATTTCAAAAGAGGAGCAGGTAGAATTCTGAAGAAATATGCTTGGATGCACGGTGTTTCTAAGAAAATATGGTCGTTTCTTTAAGCACAAATATCTCCAATGACCACAAAGCTAGGCCACCTACATTTTGTCAGAGATGTTGTGGAAATGTCATACATTTGACTTGAGTGGTTGGCCTTTCAAATCTATTGAACAAACAGAACTGACACCGTTGCAAAATTACAAAGTGCATTTCATACAATGTTTTGCAGTAGAGGAAGACAAGCAaacattgatttagtttagagattcaacatGGAATTtggtccttcagtccaccgggTCAATGCCAACTCTCGATCACccgttctctgttatcccaccttcccatccactccctatgcacaAGGGACATTGACATTGTACAGTTCCGATTAATGTAAAAACAGGACAAGTAAACATTAGATGACTGTTGGTTTAGATTGACCATTACATGTTCTTAGAAATGAAAGTCATGATAGTTGGAAGGTTTTGCTGTGTGGAAGATTACCAACAAGACAAAAATTAACAGACTGACTTAATGGCTAATCACGTTCTGAAATTGTGTGTTGCAAGTGAAATGCTTATCTAtgccaaatgtttagtttagttttgtttagtttagagatacagtgcgaaaacaggccctttggcccaccgagtccgtgcagaccagcgatccctgcacactagcgctatcccacacactggggacaatttgaaattttaccaaagctaattaaccgacaaaccagtacatctttggcatgtgggtggaaaccagagcaaccagagaaaacccatgcagtcacggggaaaacgtacaagctctgtacagacattcagcacctgtagtcaggatgggacccgggtccctggtgctgtaaggcagtgactctactgctgcaccacatgtCAGACTGCGTTTATGTCAGTTAATCTTTTAGACATTTTATTCTATATCATGAGAGCAAAGTACAGAAATCAAAAATCCTTCTCATACCCATGAGGTTGGTTGACAAGTGAAGCACTATTTTAAATTGCGTTTGCATGTTATGCACACTTAATGGTCTTTTGCAACAATTAAAGAAAAGGGAAGATCCAGGCATGATGAAggcaatcttatgtttcaagatGGTGATCCTCTATTCATGTTTGAAATCCCAGCTATTGGAGACAAAGTGGTTTAGAATCATCATAGTCAtggaggaaataggcccttcgaaagGCACCTATGAAAGAAAatcaaataaactgcagatgctggaaatctgaattaaatcAGAGAATGCTTGAAAcacacagatcaggcagcatctgtggaaagaaaaacagagttaatgttttaaaACTTTACACCATAACTGATCAGCACACCATGACAGACCTTGGCTTATGTAGCGAACATTCACTGTAAAGTAAATCTTCGCATTTGTTTCCATGACTCTCCATGTCCAAAAGAAATTCCTAAAAAACCACATGCAAAATTACATGTAACCAcatgaaatttttttttaaattaaattactttgtttcatttgaggagagattaagtcttgtttcaatggttcaattgcacccatagagtttctccggcatttttgtgtaccttggctaCTCACTAGTCCTCTGAGACCTCGTCTTTGGCTAGAGAggataaaaaagatctttgtcGAGGCCCCAATTATCTCCTCTCTTGTCTCCCTTGATAACCTAGGATCAatctcatagacaatagacaaaaggagcaggagtgggtcattcggcccttctagtcagcaccgccattcaatgtgatgatggctgatcatccccaatcagtaccccattcctgtcttcttcccatatcccctaactccgctattttaagacaTTATCTCACCTGAATGCTCTTTAATAGACCCAACATCTCCCCGTTCTAGATCTCAACGTGTCCTCAAATATTAGCATCGGCCACACTGATCTCACAACCTCCATGTTGTCCATGGTGAATACCAATGCAAAGTGTTCATTTAGTACCTCACCCCTCACCCATTTCTCCTGTCTCCAGAACAAATTTCCTCCTTTGTCCTTGCATGGTCCTACTCTCTCCCTACCTACCAACTTGTTCTTAATATAAGTATAAAATGCCATTTGATTTTCCTTAACCATATCTGCCAAAGCCATTTCAAGACTCCATTTTGGCCAATTTGGCTTTTTTTCTTGCTCACTCTATATTTCTTAAGAGCCCAGTTTCATTTCAGCTTCCTAAATTTGCACAATTTGCAGAGGATTAGTTACCAAGCTCACTTAAAGAATAAGGTGTTGTCCAAAGTCCTTTAAAGTTTTACACCTTAGAAAAACAAGCCACCAGCGAGACTCCAGTTAACAGAACCAAATGAGGATGCAACCAAACATAATTAAAGGTTTGGATACGATGAAGATGAGAGTTACCATGATCCTTTGATAAGTCATCAAATATTTGTATGTGACCTCTTCCTCCAAACTCATTGGGATGGTTGATGAGAGCATCCTTCACAGTCTCATAGCCGGTCATGACCACAGCCTTCATGGTTCCAAGCTTGATGCTGAAGATTGGGCCGTACTTCTCTTAAGACAGCTTAAACAGGAGGAACAAGATTCCGTGAACAATTAATTCcttcctttatttttttaattattaattcatTGGATGTAGCCAATCCTAGGATCCaactggtacagtgagatttgagttactgtacagccatacaaataaaaagaacacaatacacgatagaatttaacatgaacatcccccacagcagaatcaacgtttcccactgtgaggaaaggcaataaagttcattcatcttcctctttgttacacaccagtggtatgaacattgactcctctaactaaagatagcccttgctttccctctctctccatcccctcctccttcccagttctcccaccagtcttactgtctccgactacattttatctccgtatcacccactcccctgacatcagtctgaagaagggtctcgacccgaaacgtcatctatttcttctctccagagatgctgcatgtcccgctgagttactccagcattttgtgtctaccttcaattttaaaccagcatctgcagttctttcctgtacaaAACAAGACCTGTGCAAAATCCCTCTGACATTCTCCACGGCTATACATACACTAATTAACGGTGTAGTGTTCCCAAAAACCATAATAATACCCGGCACCCTTGCCAATCATGTGGCCCCACTGGGGTGATATCTCTTCTCtcgtttgaggggtgtctccaccacaccctcccCGACGTTAAGCTTTGTTATGATTTGGAGATTCATATCATTAAGAGATTCAGCACAGTgcaactggtggagctgctgtctcacaaagcgagagcgagagagagagagcgagggagaaagagagagctgCTAAATTGTGGAGTAATTAAACCACGAGGCTGGAAGAGGACAGGCACAGTTAACCCACCAACCCCACTTGCCTCTGTGAGCATCATcgatggcagtggaggctaagacattgggtatttttaaaacagagatcaacaggttcttgattagtgtcaaTGGtttcggagagaaggcaggagaatggggttgagagggaaaattaaagcagccatgattgaatggcaaagtggaCTTGATGTGtcgaatggtttaattctacaGTTTTAAAGTCCACTACTCTTATGTATTATGGTCTTATGGACTTATGGCCCATGTTTTAACTCTACATGCACAAAAAGTTGATTCAGTAAGTTTGTTCCCTTCATAGCATTCCAGCCCACAGTAGTCTGGGATACAATGGCCAATACATAAGTACCTTACCTCGGTGAGACTCCTGTGCAGCATCTTCAGGTCGAGTGTGTGTAGGTTCCCGATCAGCGGCAGAGGAGACGGACCCGGTGGCAGCTTGTAAACGACTGAGCGTTTACACCCAGAGTACAAATACATCAGACAGGACACAGCCAGAAGTGCGAAAAGGATTAGTGTGACTGTGTCCGTAACAAACAGGCTCAGGAAAGACATGATTCATTCATTATACTCGCACTCTAACAATCAAACAGAAATCCTTTCACTTAAGAAGTGAAGATGAGTTCGACCCGTCACTGTAAATGGTCTTCCGTGGCTCAGACAAAGACATTACACTTCACTGTGAGCAGTGCTACAcagtttaattaattaaacatTAACACGTAGTCCAAAGGACCAAATTCTCACGTTTGGATGccttcatagagttatacagcgcagcgacagg includes these proteins:
- the LOC129706964 gene encoding LOW QUALITY PROTEIN: cytochrome P450 2E1-like (The sequence of the model RefSeq protein was modified relative to this genomic sequence to represent the inferred CDS: substituted 1 base at 1 genomic stop codon), with protein sequence MSFLSLFVTDTVTLILFALLAVSCLMYLYSGCKRSVVYKLPPGPSPLPLIGNLHTLDLKMLHRSLTELSXEKYGPIFSIKLGTMKAVVMTGYETVKDALINHPNEFGGRGHIQIFDDLSKDHDAA